The segment ATTTCCCTCGCCCCAGCCCTCTCCCAGAGGGAGAGGGGGCTGTCCGTGCGCTATTTCAATTCGGTTTCCACGAAGACCACTTCGTGGTCGCTGGCGTTGATCACGTTGTGTTCGACGCCTGCCTTGCGGAAGTAGCTCTGGCCGGCCACCAGGGGGGCGTGCTTGTCGCCCTCCGGGGTTTCCAGCAGCAGGGTGCCGTTGGTCATCGGCACCACCACGTAGTCGTAGCCGTGGCAGTGGCGACCGGTTTCGGCACCGGGGGCGAAGCGCCACTCGGTGACGATCACCTCGTCGTTATCCACCTGCACGGTGGGCACGGCCTGCGGGCGCTGGCTCATCAATTCACGCCCTGCAGGGCCTGGCCGACGGCATCGAACAGGCGGTCGAGCTCTTCCGGCTTGGCGTTGAAGGTCGGGCCGAACTGCAGGGTGTCGCCACCGAAGCGCACGTAGAAGCCGGCCTTCCACAGGGCCATGCCGGCCTCGAACGGACGGACGATGGCGTCGCCGTCACGCGGGGCGATCTGCAGGGCACCGGCCAGGCCGCAGTTGCGGATGTCGATGACGTGCTTGGCGCCCTTCAGGCCGTGGATGGCCTTCTCGAAGTGCGGGGCCAGTTCGGCGGATTGCTGCACCAGGTTTTCCTTCTCCAGCAGGTCCAGGGCAGCGAGGCCAGCGGCGCAGGCGACCGGGTGCGCGGAGTAGGTGTAGCCGTGGGTGAACTCGACGGCGTACTCGGGCGTCGCCTGGTTCATGAAGGTCTGGTAGATCTCGCGGCTGGCGATCACCGCGCCCATGGGGATGGCACCGTTGGTGACTTGCTTGGCCACGTTCATCAGGTCCGGGGTCACGCCGAAGTATTCAGCGCCGGTCATCTTGCCCATGCGGCCGAAGGCAGTGATCACTTCGTCGAAGATCAGCAGGATGTTGTGCTGGTCGCAGATTTCGCGCAGACGCTGCAGGTAGCCCACCGGCGGCACGATCACGCCAGCGGAGCCGGACATCGGCTCGACGATCACGGCGGCGATGTTGGACGCGTCGTGCAGTTCAATCAGTTTCAGCAATTCGTTGGCCAGTTCCACGCCGCCGGTTTCGGCCGCGCCCCGGGTGAAGGCCAGGCCCGGCTGCAGGGTGTGCGGCAGGTGGTCGACGTCCATCAGCTGGCCGAACATCTTGCGGTTACCGCCGATACCGCCCAGCGCGGTGCCGGCGACGTTCACGCCGTGGTAGCCACGGGCGCGGCCGATCAGCTTGGTCTTCTGCGGCTGGCCTTTCAGGCGCCAGTAGGCGCGGGCCATCTTGATGGAGGTGTCGGCGCACTCGGAGCCGGAACCGGTGAAGAACACGTGGTTCAGTTCGCCGGGAGTCAGGTTGGCGATCTTCTCGGCCAGCTGGAAGGACAGCGGGTGGCCGTACTGGAAGCCAGGAGAGTAGTCGAGGGTGCCGAGCTGCCTGGCCACGGCTTCCTGGATTTCCTTGCGCGAGTGACCGGCGCCGCAGGTCCACAGACCGGAGAGGCTGTCGTACACGCGACGGCCCTGATCGTCGATCAGCCAGCTACCTTCGGCGGCGACGATAAGACGCGGGTCGCGCTGGAAGTTGCGGTTGGCGGAAAACGGCATCCAGTGAGCGTCCAGCTTGAGTTGGCTGGCGAGAGGAAGCTGGGCGGTCTGCGGCATGTTCATGTATGGCCTCGAAAGTGTCTTGTTCTGAGGAACGACGCGCTACTTGCTGCCGACATTGCCACGGGCATAAAGTCACGAAAATCCAACTTTTCAAATCTTTAGGTTAGAGGTTGCTAAACCATGAGTAGCCGCCGTTCCGAGCCACTGGCGCAGGTGAGCGATTTCGATATCCGCCTGTTGCGCATCTTTCGCAGCGTGGTGGAATGCGGTGGATTCTCCGCTGCCGAGAGCGTGCTGGGCATCGGTCGTTCGGCCATCAGCCAACAGATGAGCGATCTGGAACAACGCCTCGGCCTGCGTCTGTGCCAGCGCGGACGTGCCGGTTTCGCCCTGACCGAGGAAGGCCGCGAGGTGTACCAGTCGTCCTTGCAGCTGCTGGCGTCGCTGGAAACCTTCCGGACGGAGGTCAACGGCCTGCACCAGCACCTGCGCGGCGAGCTGAACATCGGCCTCACCGACAACCTGGTGACATTGCCGCACATGCGCATCACCCATGCGCTGTCGCGCCTGAAGGAGCGCGGACCGGACGTGCAGATCAACATCCGCATGACGCCGCCCAGCGAGGTGGAACAGGGGGTGCTCGACGGCCGCCTGCACGTCGGCGTGGTGCCGCAGACCGCCGCCCTCTCCGGTCTGGAATACCAGCCCCTGTACAGCGAGCGCTCGCTGCTCTACTGCGCCGTGGGCCATCCACTGTTCTATGTGGACGATGCGCAACTTCGCGACGACCGCCTGAACCAGCAGGACGCCATCGCCCCCACCTTCCGCCTGCCGGCGGATATCCAGGCGCACTACCAGGTGCTCAACAGCACGGCCAGCGCCTCGGACCGCGAGGGCATGGCCTTCCTCATCCTCACCGGCCGCTACATCGGCTACCTGCCGGACCACTACGCGAGCTTCTGGGTACAACAAGGGCGGCTGCGGGCGCTGAAACCGGCGACGCGCTTCTACGACCTGTCGCTGTCTTCGGTGACCCGCAAGGGCCGCCGGCCGCACCTGGTGCTGGAGAGCTTCCTGGAGGCGCTGGCAGCGACGAGCTGACATCCAGCCGTGCGGATTCATTCGCGAATGAATTCGCTCCCACGACGAGAGCCTCCCGGCAGCCGCTCAAGCCCCATTCCGGTGCAGCCCGGACAATTCCGCGAATAACCTGACCAGTGCTCCAGTTTTGCTTGTAGGCGCGGTCATCCTGGGTTATCAGTGCTGTCGCCAACCCCCTCT is part of the Pseudomonas lalkuanensis genome and harbors:
- a CDS encoding aspartate aminotransferase family protein yields the protein MNMPQTAQLPLASQLKLDAHWMPFSANRNFQRDPRLIVAAEGSWLIDDQGRRVYDSLSGLWTCGAGHSRKEIQEAVARQLGTLDYSPGFQYGHPLSFQLAEKIANLTPGELNHVFFTGSGSECADTSIKMARAYWRLKGQPQKTKLIGRARGYHGVNVAGTALGGIGGNRKMFGQLMDVDHLPHTLQPGLAFTRGAAETGGVELANELLKLIELHDASNIAAVIVEPMSGSAGVIVPPVGYLQRLREICDQHNILLIFDEVITAFGRMGKMTGAEYFGVTPDLMNVAKQVTNGAIPMGAVIASREIYQTFMNQATPEYAVEFTHGYTYSAHPVACAAGLAALDLLEKENLVQQSAELAPHFEKAIHGLKGAKHVIDIRNCGLAGALQIAPRDGDAIVRPFEAGMALWKAGFYVRFGGDTLQFGPTFNAKPEELDRLFDAVGQALQGVN
- a CDS encoding LysR family transcriptional regulator, yielding MSSRRSEPLAQVSDFDIRLLRIFRSVVECGGFSAAESVLGIGRSAISQQMSDLEQRLGLRLCQRGRAGFALTEEGREVYQSSLQLLASLETFRTEVNGLHQHLRGELNIGLTDNLVTLPHMRITHALSRLKERGPDVQINIRMTPPSEVEQGVLDGRLHVGVVPQTAALSGLEYQPLYSERSLLYCAVGHPLFYVDDAQLRDDRLNQQDAIAPTFRLPADIQAHYQVLNSTASASDREGMAFLILTGRYIGYLPDHYASFWVQQGRLRALKPATRFYDLSLSSVTRKGRRPHLVLESFLEALAATS
- a CDS encoding cupin domain-containing protein, which codes for MSQRPQAVPTVQVDNDEVIVTEWRFAPGAETGRHCHGYDYVVVPMTNGTLLLETPEGDKHAPLVAGQSYFRKAGVEHNVINASDHEVVFVETELK